In Streptomyces sp. NBC_00341, the DNA window ACGGGGGGCCCACGTAATGGTCTGCCCGGAGAGGCAGTTCGGCTGCCCCTGCGGTCCGTCGGGAGTTCGGGGGCCGAACCGGTCCGGTGCGTTCAGCCCCGTCCCGCCAGCCGGTCCGCGATCTTCGCGATCGGGTCGGTGCCGGTGCGCGGCGAGGTGAGTTCGCGGCGGTCGGCGGCGCGGTAGGCGGCGTACATGCTGTGGACGCCGAGCCAGCGCAGGGGTTCCGGTTCCCAGCGGCGGACCTTGTGGTTGGCCCAGGGCAGGGCGGTCAGTTCGGTGGGGCCGCCCTGCCCGGAGTCCTGCTGGATCAGGTCGCGCAGGGTGCGGGCGGCGAGGTTGGTGGTGGCGACGCCGGAGCCGACGTAGCCGCCCGCCCAGCCCAGGCCGGTGGAGCGGTCCAGGGTGACGGTGGCGCACCAGTCGCGCGGGACGCCGAGCACTCCGGACCAGGCGTGCGCGATGCGGGTCCCCGCGGTGGTGGGGAAGAGGCGGACGAGCAGGTCGCGCAGGGCCTCGATGGTGGCGGGCTGGGTGCGTCCGTCGTTGTCGGTGGCCGAGCCGTAGCGGTACGGGACGCCCCGGCCGCCCAGGGCGATGCGGTCGTCGGCGGTGCGCTGGGCGTACAGGTAGGCGTGGGCCATGTCGCCGAGGGTTTCGCGGCCGTTCCAGCCGATGGTCTCCCAGAGGGATTCGGGCAGCGGCTCGGTGACGATCATGGAGGAGTTCATCGGGAGCCAGGTGCGCTTCTCGCCCTTGATGCCCGACGTGAAGCCCTCGGTGCAGCGCAGGATGTACGGGGCGCGGACCGTGCCGTAGGGGGTGACGGCGTGTTTGGGCTTGATCTCGGTGACGGGGGTCGACTCGTGGATCGTGACGCCGAGGGCCTCCACGACGTCCGCGAGGCCCTTGACCAGTTTGGCGGGGTGCAGGCGGGCGCCGTGCGGGGTCCAGCTGGAGCCGATGGCTCCGGTGACGCGGACGCGCTCTGCGGTCTCGCGGGCGCCGTGCAGGGTGCGGTCGGTCTCGCCGAAGGCGATCTCCACGGAGTGGAAGTCCTTCAGCCGGGCGAGCTGCGCCGGGGTGCAGGCCACTTCGAGGACGCCGCCCCGGTGGATGTCCGCGTCGATCTTCTCCTCGTCCGCGACGCGGATGACCTCGGCGACGGTGTCGTTCATCGACTTCTGCAGCCGGACGGCCGCTTCGTGGCCGTGCAGCTTCGCGTAGCGGTCGCGGCCGGCGACGCCGTTGTAGAGCCAGCCGCCGTTGCGGCCGGAGGCGCCGTAGCCGCAGAACTTGGCTTCCAGGACGGTGATGTTGAGGAAGGGGACGGCCTTCTTGAGGTAGTACGCCGTCCAGAGGCCGGTGTATCCGCCGCCGATGATGCAGATGTCGGCGGCGGCGTCGCCGGGCAGGGGTTCGCGGGGGAGGGGGGTGCCCTGGTCCGCGTACCAGAAGGATATGCCGCCGTTGGCTGTACTGACGGTGCTCATGTGGCCCCTGCTGTCCGTGTGACTGGCGCCGGTGGTGTGGCCGGCTGTGGAGTGCGGTGTTCTGCGTGGCTGGACGTTGATGTTCTGCGTGGCTGGACGTTACTGGGCGGGGGCCCGTTTCGTCTCGTGGTGGCGGCGGGTCAGCGGGTAGCAGGCGAGGCCGATGAGCGCGGCGGTGAAGTGGCCGACGTCGGTGAAGGTGGCGCCGGTGACGAGCGGGACGCCGTAGATGACGAGGACGGCGAAGAGATACACGTACCGCCAGGGGCGCGGGATGTAGTAGGTGAGGACGGTGACGACGCCGGCGAGGGCGTAACTGACCCCGACGTCCAGGGTGTTCGCGGCGGTCCCGGGCGCGTGGCCGTGCCGGATGGCCCAGGCCAGGACACCTTCGCTGACGAGGGTGGCGAGGACGTGGGCGGCGGCGACGACGGTGAGCCAGCGCAGCGTGCCCAGGCGGCGCTCCGCGGGGGCGTGGAAGACCGTGTAGAGCACGGCGTAGGGGAGCCATTCGCCGCCGTCGATCCAGAACGCGCTGCTGATCAGGACGCGTACGGGGTTCTGGGAGAGCTCGTGGATGTTGGTGGAGCGCTGGCGGAGGAAGTCCTCCTCGAAGGCCGGTGACATCTGGTGGACGATGACGGTGGTGACGAAGAGGGCCAGCAGCCAGACGTAGGTGCCGGGGGCGCTGCGGATCCATGAGCCGGCGCCGCGGAGCCACGTGACGGGGGCGGGGCGGGGCCGCGTGGGCGGGGCGGGGTGGCTCGAGGGCATATCCGATTGACGCACGCTCCTAGGATCGGGGCCGTGATTGACATTCCGGATGCGCTGATCGCCACTCAGTCCAAGTACAACGGTGCGGCCGGGCGGGCGTTCCTCGCCGCGTTGCCGGGGATGGCGGCGGAGTTCCTGGAGCGGTGGGGGCTGCGCCGGGACGGCGAGGCGTTGTACGGGGTGTGCGCGCTGGTGCTGCCGGTGGTGCGGGTGGCGGACGGGCGCCCGGCGGCGCTGAAGTTGCAGGCGGTGGACGCGGAGACGGCGGGGGAGCCGCTCGCGCTGCGGGTGTGGGGTGCGGCGTCGGCGGGTGCGGCGTCGGCGTGTGCGGTGGAGCTGCTGGACCACGACGCGGCGACGGGGACGATGCTGCTGGAGCGGCTGGACGGGCGCCGTTCCCTGTCGGGGGCGGCGGATGCACGGGAGGCGGTGCGGATCATCGCGGAGCTGCTGGCGGGGCTGACGGCGGTGCGGGCTCCGGCGGGGAGCGGTCTGCGGGGGCTTGTCGAGGCGGCGGCGCGGATGCTGGCGGCGGCGCCGGGGGCGGTGGGGCTGCTGGCGGACGAGGAGGAGCGGCGGCTGCTGGCGGACTGCGCGGCGGCGGTCCGGGAGGTGGCGGGGGAGCCGGGGGACCGGTTGCTGCACTGGGATCTGCACTTCGGCAACGTGCTGGCCGGGCGGGGCGGTCCGGCGGGGCAGGGGGCGCGGTGGGTGGCGATCGACCCGAAGCCGCTGGCCGGTGATCCGGGGTTCGAGCTGTTTCCGGCGCTGGTCAACCGGTTCGACGCGGAGGCGGTGGGGTGGCGGTTCGATCTGATGACGGAGGTGCTCGGTCTCGACCGGGGGCGGGCCCGTGCGTGGACGCTGGGGCGGGTGCTGCAGAACGCGTGCTGGGGCGCGGAGGACGGTGCGCGGCGGCTGGTGCCGGAGCAGGCCGAGATCGCGCGGCGGCTGCTGGGCCGGTAGCGGCGGGCGGCGCGGCACTGCTTACGCTGCCCCCATGATTCGTACCGCTACCGCCGCCGATGTCCCCGCCATCCACGCGATGGTCCGCGAGCTGGCCGACTACGAGAAGGCGCTGCACGAGGCGAACGCCACCGAGGAGCAGTTGCGCGAGGCGCTGTTCGGTGAGCGGCCCGCGGCGTTCGCGCACATCGCGGAGTCGGAGGAGGACGGTGAGGTGGTGGGCTTCGCGCTGTGGTTCCTGAACTTCTCCACATGGCGCGGGGTGCACGGCATCTATCTGGAGGACCTGTACGTGCGCCCGGACCGGCGGGGCGGCGGACACGGCAAGGCGCTGCTGGGTGAGCTGGCGCGGATCTGTGTGGAGCGCGGCTACGAGCGCCTGGAGTGGTCGGTGCTGGACTGGAACGCCCCGTCGATCGCGTTCTACGAGTCGCTGGGCGCCCGGCCGCAGGACGAGTGGACGGTGTACCGGCTGACGGACGGGGCGCTGGCGGAGCTGGGCGGGCGGTAGCGCCTCTCGTCCGGGCCGGGTTCGCGGGGCGGGCCGTAGGCAGGGCCTGTCGTCCGGATCAGGGGATGAGGACGACCTTGCCGGTGGTGCCGCGGGTCTCCAGGGCACGGTGGGCGGCGGCCGCCTCGGCGAGCGGGTAGCGCTGGACGGCGGGGCGCAGGCGGCCGGCCGCGGCCTCGGCGAGGGCGCGCGTCTCCATGGCGCGCAGGCCGCCGCCGCGCTGGACCATGGCGGGGCCGAGGACGTTCTGCGAGGTGATGGCGCGGGCGGTGAGTTCGTCCTCGGTGAAGGTGAGTGGCCTGCCGTCGTGGAGGTCCTGGCCGGACCAGCCGTAGACGATGTGCTGTCCGCCCTTGTCGAGGAGGTCGACGGCGGCGCGTGCGGTGGTGCCGCCGACGGAGTCGTAGACGACGGTGGCGCGGCGGCCGAGGGCGTCGAGGTGGGCACGGACCTGGCGGGGCCAGTCGGGGAGGGTGTAGTCGACGGCGAGGTCGGCGCCGTTGGCGCGGACGAGCCCGGTCTTGGCGGGTCCTCCGGCGAGGCCGATGACGTTGGCTCCGGCGTTCTTGGCGTACTGGACGAGCAGGGTGCCGATGCCGCCGGCCGCGGCGGTGACGAGGACGATCGACTCGGGTCCCAGCGGGGTGAATCCGAGGATGCCGAGGGTGGTGCGGCCGGTGCCGATCATCGCGACGGCCTCGGCGTAGTCGAGTCCGTCGGGTACGGGGTGGAGCTTGTCGGCCTCGGTGACGGTGAGTTCGGCATAGCCGCCGGGGGCGTTGCCGATGTGGGCGACGACGTGCCGGCCGAGCCAGTCGGGGTCGGTGCCCTCGCCGAGCGATTCGACGGTGCCGGCGATTTCGCGGCCGGGGACGGTGGGCAGCGGGGTGGGAGCGGGGTAAGGGCCGGTCATGCCCTCGCGCAGGGCGATGTCGAGCAGGTGTACGCCGGCGGCGCGGACGGCGATCCGGACCTGGCCGGGTCCGGGGACGGGGTCCTCGACGCGCTCGTAGGCGAGGTTCTCGGCGGGGCCGAAGGCGTGGAGGCGGACGGCGTGCATGGTGGGCTCCCCGGGGTGTCGGTGTTGGTGCCGGTGTCGGTTCCGGTGAGCCCACTCTTCGGCCTCAAGCGCGCTTGAGGTCAAGCGGTGTCCGGGAGGCGGAGGCGGAGGTGGCGGTCGAGGTGCGGTTGGCCGTGGTGCGGTGCTCGGTGGCCCGGAGGGCGAGGAGGGCCGCTTCGATGCCGCTGTTGAAGGAGACCTCGCTGAGCAGTCCGGGCGCGGCGACCTGGTCGCCCGCTAGGTAGACGCCGTTGCCCCGGTCGATGGCGGGGCGGTCGCGCCAGGTGGTGCCGGGGTGGTCGACGGCTCCGGTGCGGCCGGTGGCGAGGGCCTCGCGCCGCCACACGGTGCGCTCCCGCCAGCCCGGGTACCCGAGGTCGAGGAGTTCTTCGGCGCGGGCGGTTCCGGCGGACCGGGACTCGTCGGGGGCGATGGGGAACTGCCCCTGGAGGAGTTGTTCGCCCGCCGGGGCGAGGCTGTCGTCCTGCGCGGTGAACCGTTCGATCCAGCCGGGGGCGTCGAGGTCGGACACGGCGAACGCGTCGCCGCGCCGGGTGCGCAGGGCGAGGTCGATGAGGGCGGTGCGGCCGGAGGCCCAGGTGAGGGCGGGGTCGCGGAGGAGGGTGCGGGCGGCGTCCAGGGAGGTGGCGACGACGACCGGGCCGGTGCGGGCGAGGGCGTCGAGGGCGGCGGTGTCGATACGGGTCGCCGTCTCGATGCGGACGCCGAGGTTCCAGGCGCGGGACGCCATCCGGTCGATGATCTGCGCCCAGCCCCCGATCGGGTAGCGGGCCTCCGGCGGCAGCGCCCCGGCCCGGTGCAGCCGTTCCTGGACGAACGCGGCGGAGAGGCTGCCGGGGTCGTGGTGGAAGAGCGCGACGGCGGCGTAGTGGGCGGCGATGCGGGCGCCCTCCTCGCCGACCTGCGCGGTGGCCCAGGTACGGAAGTCGAGGTCGGCCGGGACCCGTGCGGCGCTGCGGCGGCTGAGCCGGAGGAGGGCGAGGGGCGGGGTGCGGCGCAGGGCGGAGCGGTGGCGGAAGCGGAGCCGGGTGGCTTCGAGGGGAGGGACGGCGGTGGTGGGGCCGAGGAGGTTGCGCCGGTCGAGCCAGGTCCAGTGGGGGCCGCGACGGTAGAGGGCGTGCGGTCCCTCGTTGGTGAGGTACGGGCCCTCCTCGGTGGTCCTGGCGCGTCCGCCGAGGGTGTGGTGGGCCTCGTGGACGGTCACCAGGGCGTCGGACTCGGCTGCGGTGATGGCTGCGGTGAATCCGGCGAGACCCCCGCCGATGATGTGGATGCGCTGCATGGTCCCCGTCTCCTTCGCTGGAGGTGCCTTCGCTGGAGGTGCCCTTCGCGTACATGACGGGTGGCGGGGCCGGGGTGTGACATCGGCGGGCGGGGCGTTGTCAGTGGGGTGCGTCACGATGGGGGGATGGTGCGCAGCAGCGGTAGTGGTCAGGGGAACGGCAGGGGCCGGGGCGGTAAGGACGGGGTCGCGGCGGCGCGGCGCCCGGAGGTGCGGCTTCCGCCGCTCGAACCGTACGGCGGCGAGGGCCTTGAGCCGGACGGGGATTACGACGGGGTGCGCTTCGAGTCCGTTGATCTGGCGGACGAGTCGGGCCCGGGTGCCCGGTTCATGGACTGTGCGCTGGAGGGCTGTGCGCTGGACCGTACGGAGCTGGTCAGGGCCCGTTTCATCGATTCGGTGCTGACGGGGGTACGGGGGGTGGGCACGGATCTCGCGGGGGCGTCGCTGCGTGACGTGGAGATCGTGGACGCGCGCCTGGGCGGGGTGCAGATGCACGGCGCGGTGCTGGAGCGGGTGCTGGTGCGGGGCGGGAAGATCGACTACCTGAATCTGCGGAAGGCGCGGCTGAAGGACGTGGTCTTCGAGGGCTGTGTGCTCTCCGAGCCGGATTTCGGTGGCGCGCAGCTGGACCGGGTGGAGTTCCGGGACTGTGTGCTGAAGCGGGCCGATTTCAGCGCGGTGCGGATGGAGTCGGTGGATCTGCGGACGGTCGCGGAGCTGGACATCGCGCGCGGGGTGGAGCGGCTGGCGGGTGCGGTGATCAGCCCGTCGCAGCTGATGGAGCTGGCTCCGGCGTTCGCGGCGCAGATCGGGGTGCGGGTGGAGGCGTGAAGCCGCCCCGAGGCCGGAAGGGGGCCGGTCAGAGGCGGGGGAAGCGGGCCTGGAGGTCCCAGACCACCGGGTTGTCCGCGAGGCCTTCGTGCATGTCGGAGAGGTCCGCGATCAGGTCGTGCAGGAAGTCGCGGGCCTCGCGGCGCAGCAGCGCGTGGTTGAAGGTGAGCGGTGCTTCCTCCGCGGGCATCCAGTCGGCCTCGACGTCGACCCAGCCGAAGCGGCGCTCGAAGAGCATCCGGTCGGACGATTCGGTGAAGTCGAGTTCCGCGAACTGGCGGCGGTGCGAGCGGTTGCCGCGCGGGTCGCGGTCGAGCTGCTCGACGATGTCGCACAGGGCCCAGGCGAAGTCGAGCACCGGCACCCATCCCCAGCCTGTGGATACCTCGCGGTCCTCCTTGGTGTCCGCGAGGTAGACGTCACCGGAGAACAGATCGTGGCGCAGGGCGTGGACGTCCGCCCGGCGGTAGTCGGTCTGCGGGGGATCGGGGAAGCGCCGGGAGAGGGAGTAGCCGATATCGAGCACGGTTCGATGGTGTCATGCCCGGCGTGTCGCTCCTGCCGGTGGAGGCGGCGGCGGTCACGCGGGGGACGCGTTGCCCCCGTCGGCCGTGGTGGCAGGGGTGGCCCCGTCGGCCGCGGCGGCGCGCCGGACGCAGTCGCGGAGCAGGGCGCGACGCCGCTCATGGACGTCATCGGGTTCCTGGCCGGTTGCCGCGTAGACGTTGCTGACCGGTGACCAGGCCATGGACATGGCGATGACCATGGCCATGATGTCGAACGGGTCGCCCGCGCGGACCCGCCCGGCGGCCTGCGCCTCGGCGATGGCCGTGAGCTTGTGGTCGTGGTAGTCCTCGCGGGTCTCGACGAGGTGCCCGTCGGGCCGGCGCTCCAGCCGTGTCCACGTCGCCAGCCGGATGAGGTCGGGGCGGCGCAGGTATTCGTCGTAGAGACGGACGGCCCAGTCCGCGAGATCGTCGGCGTCGATGGGCACGACGTTGGTGATGCGCTCCAGCGAGCTGAGGAAGATCGCGTCGAAGAGCCGTTCCTTGTCACCGAAGTAGGCGTAGAGCTGTGCCTTGTTGGTGCGCGCCGCCGCCACGATGCGTTCGATGCGCGCCCCGGCGATGCCGTGCTCGGCGAACTCTTCGGTGGCGGCGTCCAGGATGCGCTGGTAGGTCGCGGCGCCTCGCGAGGTCGGGGGCAGTTCCGGCATGACCGCACTCTATCAAACAGAACAGTTTGTTTGCTTTGGGGTGCGGACGCGCTTACGCTGCGACAGACAGAACAGTCTGTTTAAGGAGTCAGGTATGCGCATGACCACCGGATGGCAGGCGGCCGGCCCGACGGCGCTGCGGCGCGTGCCGCTGGCCCGCCGAGAACTGCGCCCGGACGACATCGCGGTGCGGGTCGACTACTGCGGCGTGTGCCACACCGACCTGCACGCCCTGACCGCCTACGACCCGGATGCGGAAGCGCCCCTGGTGCCCGGTCACGAGTTCACCGGTGTGGTGACCGGGGCCGGCCCCGAGGTGACCGCCTTCTCGGTCGGCGACCGGGTCGCGGTGGGCAACATCGTCGACTCGTGCGGCGCGTGCGCCATGTGTGAGGCCGGACAGGAGAATTTCTGCCACTCCTTCCCGACCCTGACCTACGGCGGCGCCGACCGGCAGGACGGCACGACCACCCTGGGCGGCTACTCCCGCGAGTACGTCGTGCGCGACGCCTTCGCCTACCCGCTCCCCTCCGGCCTCGACGCGGCCGCGGCCGCCCCGCTGATGTGCGCGGGCGTCACCGTCTGGGAACCTCTGCACTCCCTGGGCGTCGGCCCCGGCAGCCGAGTCGCCGTCGCCGGGCTGGGCGGCCTGGGGCACCTCGCGGTCAAGATGGCCGTGGCACTCGGCGCGACCACGACCGTCATCAGCCGCACCCAGGACAAGCGCGACGACGCCCGCAAGCTCGGCGCCCACGACCTCATCGCGTCCACGGACGCCGGGCGGATGGCCGAGGCGCGCGACACGTTCGACGTCGTCATCGACACCATCTCCGTCCCGCACGACCTCGCCCCGTATCTGAAGCTGGTGGCGATGGACGGCACCCTCAGCCTCCTCGGGTACCTGGGCCCCGTCACCGTCGAGGCCATGGACCTGCTCATCGGCCGCAAGAAGCTCAGCTCTGCGGGCAGCGGGGGCCGTCCGGCGACAGCCGAGATGCTCCGGTTCTGCGCCGACAACGGCATCGCCGCCGACGTCGAGGTGCTCCCGTCGGCACAGGTGGACACGGCCCTGGACCGCCTCCGGCGGAACGACGTCCGCTACCGCTTCGTGCTCGACATGTCCGACCTGGACTGATCCGACCTGGACTGGAGGGAATCGGCGCACGCGCGGGACGCCCAGTACTCCAGGACTCCAGGGGGTTGCATGGACGCCTTTCGCCTGACCAGGCCGGCAACGCGATCACAGGACGAGCATGAGTTTGCCGCCGGGGCGGCGGGACTGGCTGAGCTCGGCCGCTTCCTGGATCCGGTCGAGGGCGTAGGTGCGGGCGACCGGTACGACCAGGATGCCTTCGCCGGCGAGCCTGGCGAACTCGTTCATCTGGTCGTAGCGGATCTCGGTGGTGATCCGGACGCCCAGTTCGGCTGCGGCGGCGAAGTCCGAGACGGTGAGGACACGGTCGGGATCCCCGGTCAGCTCGATCAAGGCCGGTAGCGAGCCGCCGGCCGGACTGGGCCGGTCGGCGCGGTCGATCCGGCCCCCGGTCGGCGCGGTGTCCAGGGCACGGTCCACGGGGCCCGGGGTCAGTGCGCTGACGCGTTCGGCCATGCCCTCGCCGTAGGTGGTCACCTGGGCGCCGATCCCTTCCAGGGCGGCGGCCCGAGTCGGCCCGGCTGTGGCGATCACCCGAATACCCCGGTGCAGCGCGAAGCGCACCGCCGCCTCGCCCACGGTGGTGCCCGCGCCGTGGACGAGCAGCAGCTCACCCGGCTGGACGCCGAGGTCGTCGAGCGCGCGCCACGCCGTCTCGGCCGCCATCGGCAGCGCGGCGGCCTGCTCGGCGGTCACGCCCTCGGGAATGTGTGCCCAGGCCGGCATCAGCGCGTACTCGGCGGCGCCGGCCGTCGGGCCGTCGAAGGTGGCCGGGCCGAACACGCGGTCGCCGACCTGGACGCCGGTGACACCCTCGCCGAGCGCGTCGACGGTGCCCGCGACCTCAAGGCCGAGCCCGCGCGGCAGCGGCGGCAGATGGTCGGCGAGGAGACCGTCGACGACGTGCCAGTCGGCCGGTGTCAGGCCGCATGCCCGCACGGCGATCCGGATCTGGCCGGGTCCCGGCTCCGGCTGTGGGACGTCGCGGAGCACGATCACGTCGGGGGAACCGAACCGGTCGAATTGCAGAGCCTTCATGACGATCTCCCAGCTGATGACAGCATCTGTTGTCATTGACCGTACCAGCTGATGACAGCTCCTGTTGTCGTACTCTGGTGGGTATGCCACGATGGGAATCCGATGCACAGGGCCGGCTCGAACGCGCGGCGCTCGAACTGTTCGAGACGCAGGGGTTCGAGCGCACCTCGGTCGCGCAGATCGCAGGCGCCGCCGGTCTGAAGGAGCGTTCCTTCTACCGCTACTTCCCCGACAAGCGGGAAGTCCTCTTCGCCGGCAACGAACTTGAGGCCCACCTCGTCGCCCAGGTCGAGGCGGCCGACCCGGGCCTCACCCCGATCGAGGCGCTGCTGACCGCACTGGGCACCGCCGAGGAGATCTTCCGCCCACGCGAGTTCCTGCTGCGCCGGGGAAGAGTGATCGCCGCCAACCCGGCACTGGCCGAGCGCGATCTGATCAAGCTCGCCGACATCGCCGACGCGCTGGCGCCGGCGCTCGAACGCCGCGGCGTCGAGCCCGGCAAAGCGCGCTTCATCATCGACATGGTGCTGGCGATCCACCGGCGCGCCATGCCCCGCTGGCTCGCCGAGCCGGACACCACCCTCGCTCAGCTCATGGCCCAGGCCACCGCCGAACTGCGCGAAGTGGTCGCGCCGCCGGCTCCGACGGTCCGTTGAGTCGGCCGCAGAAGAGGAGCAGCGCCCACCGGGCCCACCGCGACCCACCCCAGCGGGATCGGCTGGGGCGAGTTCAGTCACAGGGGTCGACAGTAGGGCGCGCGACCGGCGTGTAAAGCACGCTTTACATATGAGGAACAGGGTCAGAGAACTGCGGTCTGTGCAGGGGCTCTCGCGGCGGGTCCGTGGGGGTGCTGCGCCAGCGGATGTGAGCACCAGACCGGCGCGGCATGATCCGCCGGTCACCCCCTAACCGCAGCTCACGCTCGGGGCTCAAGCGTCGAGTTCCGAGCGCTCTTTCAGTGGAATGGGTGGAGGGATTGAATGCCCACCCGCCCTCCCTGCCTTGAGGGTTGACTTTTCGCGATCGACTTGCCACGGAGGGTAGCCGCGCTCTAGCGTCAGCAGAACCAAGACGGCCCCCGTCGGTGCAGAAACACCTAACGGGGGCCTGACCACTTCGATCGTCAGGACCGATCTGATGGCTGTCAGCCAGCTTAGTGCTGCCCCCTCTTCTGTGGCCGTACCCCGGCCCACGCTTGATCACCCGATGGTCAGTCCCGGGTACGGCAAGCGTTCGGCGCCCGGTCAACGTCCGCGCACCGAGCACGATTTCGCCCACCTCCTGCCCCGTGACGCCGCCGTCGCCGCGTACATCGACGGCCTGTGCGACGGTGCCGACATCTCCGTGAAGACCCTCGCCAAGACGCTCCCGTACGGCCAGTGCGCCCTGCGCACCACGCTCAACCGGCTCCAGGAAGCGGGTCACCTGCGCCGGGGCAGCGAGTGCATCGCGACGGAGGAGGCGCTGCTCTGGGTCACCCGGACGTTCTTCTCCCGCACCTGGCACGACGACGACTGGTGGGACACCTTCATCCGGGGCGACGTACCGCAAGAGCAGGCGCGGGCAGCCCAACGTCCGACCCGTTCGAGGTCGTTCATCCTGCTGGCCGCCCTCGGACGCAACACACCCGCCCTCACCCTCTCGCAGGCGGACTGCGTGGCCCTGGAACCACAGGTCACCGAGTGGTTCGAGCGCGGCGCCACCGAACCGGAAGTCCTGCACGCCCTCACCGAAGGCCTGCCCCCACGCATCCACCACGCCGCCGCACTCCTCCGCCGACGCCTGCACGACAAGCTGCCGCCCGTCCGCGAAGCCTCCCCCACCCCCCGCGTCGTCCTGCGCACCCTGGAATGCCGCGAATGCCGCGCCCCCGGCAACGCGTCAGCCATGCCCGGCGGACTCTGCACCACCTGCCGAGGCACCACCCCCGCCACCCCCAACGGCCCCGTCGGTGCCGTACCCGACCACGGCGTACGAGCCAGGATGAGCGCCGTACGCGCCGGACTCGTACCCCGCGCCGAGCGCGGACACCGGTGACGCCGGACG includes these proteins:
- a CDS encoding TetR/AcrR family transcriptional regulator gives rise to the protein MPRWESDAQGRLERAALELFETQGFERTSVAQIAGAAGLKERSFYRYFPDKREVLFAGNELEAHLVAQVEAADPGLTPIEALLTALGTAEEIFRPREFLLRRGRVIAANPALAERDLIKLADIADALAPALERRGVEPGKARFIIDMVLAIHRRAMPRWLAEPDTTLAQLMAQATAELREVVAPPAPTVR